One part of the Lycium ferocissimum isolate CSIRO_LF1 chromosome 8, AGI_CSIRO_Lferr_CH_V1, whole genome shotgun sequence genome encodes these proteins:
- the LOC132066074 gene encoding uncharacterized protein LOC132066074 gives MARTTISIKWEPPELTPYKLNSDRACQGNSGVRGIRGVIRDRSGNWVLGYMKRLPHTTNNLVELTAIMQGLKLAMEHNLMPLEINTDSTEVIKMINEGHLSYNSIISDCRCLMRKLAHPVLKHSYREQNKVADLSAEEGGKQHLFEGMEILAVPPMFVRKVFWADRVETVYDRNVNFLCCNTHKGANSGQPNGSNAINSNVVSVDIG, from the coding sequence ATGGCTAGGACCACAATCTCCATTAAGTGGGAACCCCCGGAGCTCACCCCCTATAAGCTCAACAGTGATAGAGCCTGTCAAGGCAATTCTGGGGTAAGAGGAATAAGAGGAGTAATTCGGGATAGAAGTGGGAACTGGGTCTTGGGCTACATGAAGAGACTCCCACATACCACTAATAATCTTGTGGAATTAACAGCTATCATGCAGGGACTCAAACTTGCTATGGAACACAATCTAATGCCTCTAGAGATCAACACTGATTCAACTGAGGTAATTAAAATGATCAATGAGGGACATTTGTCTTACAATTCTATTATTTCTGATTGCAGATGCTTGATGAGAAAGCTAGCACATCCGGTGCTAAAGCATAGTTATCGAGAGCAAAACAAGGTTGCAGACCTTTCGGCTGAGGAGGGTGGGAAGCAGCATCTTTTTGAAGGAATGGAAATCCTGGCAGTTCCACCAATGTTTGTTAGGAAAGTTTTTTGGGCGGACAGGGTTGAAACTGTTTATGATCGGAATGTAAATTTTTTGTGCTGTAACACCCATAAGGGTGCAAATTCTGGACAACCTAATGGCTCTAATGCCATAAACTCCAATGTAGTTTCTGTAGATATTGGCTAA